In the Hordeum vulgare subsp. vulgare chromosome 7H, MorexV3_pseudomolecules_assembly, whole genome shotgun sequence genome, one interval contains:
- the LOC123408535 gene encoding BTB/POZ and MATH domain-containing protein 3-like, with product MQPLPTLPAVEQHGRPVGQLRPLLVQTTSSSTPMRPPSDNAGAPSWHGSILPLFQQVDYGKGEPGVIIQLEGGTIGAHYCILNARARGFLKRHIHTAMTCHHGKVQISMDGRDMPAPSVWALIQFAYTDTLPVLGGLDGAGYKAMIRHLLIAAERYSMGRLWAICERVMCKSLDIETVAATLAMPDRHGFKKLSEACAKFMAFP from the coding sequence ATGCAGCCGCTTCCTACTCTCCCCGCCGTCGAGCAACACGGCCGCCCCGTCGGTCAGCTCCGCCCGCTGCTTGTCCAAACGACATCTTCTTCTACACCAATGCGACCCCCGAGCGACAACGCTGGTGCTCCATCCTGGCATGGATCGATCCTGCCGCTCTTCCAGCAAGTCGACTACGGCAAAGGGGAGCCGGGCGTGATCATCCAACTCGAAGGAGGGACGATCGGCGCGCACTACTGCATCCTCAATGCTCGGGCGCGTGGCTTTCTCAAGCGCCACATCCACACGGCGATGACGTGCCACCACGGGAAGGTGCAGATCTCCATGGATGGCAGAGACATGCCGGCACCGTCGGTCTGGGCGTTGATCCAGTTCGCCTACACGGACACGTTGCCCGTCCTCGGTGGCCTTGATGGCGCCGGTTACAAGGCGATGATCCGGCACCTCCTTATCGCCGCCGAGCGGTACAGCATGGGCAGGCTATGGGCGATCTGCGAGCGTGTCATGTGCAAGAGCCTCGACATCGAGACCGTGGCAGCTACGCTAGCCATGCCCGACCGACACGGCTTCAAGAAGCTGAGTGAAGCttgcgccaagttcatggcttttCCCTGA